One genomic window of Cannabis sativa cultivar Pink pepper isolate KNU-18-1 chromosome 2, ASM2916894v1, whole genome shotgun sequence includes the following:
- the LOC133034125 gene encoding protein FAR1-RELATED SEQUENCE 5-like, translating to MEVESQAENMNEEQTYEWESITAELNITKPVNEIQICDVLGKSLDKLGKWEAFYEMYAKRMGFGTRKDDVRRSQGVIVMRRKVCCSEGYKRITITERQRKKRPHDVTRTGCEAAIRILLTQPSNTWKCKEFSTIHNHDLTSSSEVQFLRSYRVVSDGLLAQVRSMNSVRIKTANILSHVALQSGGYERMPCQLRDVYNRVAGAKREEKIETDSEGALGFLDCLIERDPNYFVVYQVDEENRLANLFWADGNSRVDYVAFGDVLGFDTTYMTNEYNKPLTVLIGVNHHFNTCIFGFALLLHEKLPSYCWLLQKFLECHGDKKPNVVVTDQDVAMKQAIMEHTPDVTHRLCAWHLNKNASRKVKDPIFLKRFKDLMYNYYEEENFEARWLDVIETQQLTDNEWCQTTFDTRKQWEETYLRGSFVAGMRTTQRCESINSALKKLLEKNYCLREFVTTIDMTVSKLKHNEIANDFKSICTRPHPPNPTCLTTYYN from the coding sequence ATGGAGGTCGAGTCTCAAGCAGAGAACATGAATGAGGAACAAACCTACGAATGGGAAAGCATAACAGCAGAGTTAAACATCACAAAACCAGTGAATGAGATTCAAATATGTGACGTCCTAGGCAAGAGTCTCGACAAACTGGGAAAATGGGAAGCATTCTACGAAATGTACGCGAAACGGATGGGTTTCGGCACAAGAAAAGATGATGTACGACGTTCTCAAGGAGTCATTGTAATGCGCAGGAAGGTTTGTTGTTCCGAGGGTTACAAAAGAATCACAATAACGGAAagacaaagaaaaaagagaCCTCATGATGTCACTAGAACTGGATGTGAGGCAGCAATACGTATTTTACTCACACAACCGTCTAACACTTGGAAATGCAAAGAGTTCAGCACAATACACAATCACGACCTCACTTCATCAAGTGAGGTACAATTTTTGAGATCATACCGAGTAGTGTCTGATGGATTGCTTGCCCAAGTGAGGTCGATGAACTCTGTTCGAATTAAAACTGCCAACATATTGTCTCatgttgctttgcaaagtggagGTTACGAGAGAATGCCATGTCAACTTCGAGATGTCTACAACAGGGTTGCTGGTGCCAAGCGAGAAGAAAAGATAGAGACGGACTCGGAAGGAGCATTGGGATTTCTTGATTGTCTCATAGAGAGGGATCCAAATTACTTCGTTGTATATCAGGTGGATGAGGAGAATCGATTGGCTAACTTATTTTGGGCAGATGGAAACTCACGTGTCGACTATGTGGCTTTTGGGGATGTACTAGGGTTTGATACCACCTACATGACAAATGAGTACAATAAGCCTCTCACTGTTCTCATTGGCGTAAACCACCATTTCAACACATGCATCTTCGGGTTCGCTCTCCTCCTCCACGAGAAGCTTCCATCCTATTGTTGGCTACTTCAAAAATTTCTCGAATGCCATGGAGATAAGAAGCCAAATGTTGTAGTTACTGACCAAGATGTGGCCATGAAACAGGCCATCATGGAACACACGCCAGATGTTACACACCGTCTATGTGCTTGGCATCTCAATAAAAATGCTTCCAGAAAGGTTAAAGATCCCATCTTCTTGAAAAGATTTAAAGATCTAATGTACAACTACTACGAGGAGGAGAATTTTGAAGCAAGATGGTTAGACGTCATCGAAACCCAACAACTAACAGATAATGAATGGTGTCAAACAACATTCGACACAAGAAAACAGTGGGAAGAAACTTATTTAAGGGGTTCATTCGTTGCAGGAATGAGAACCACACAACGTTGCGAATCGATCAACTCCGCCCTAAAAAAACTTTTAGAGAAGAATTATTGCTTGCGTGAATTTGTAACAACCATAGATATGACAGTCTCAAAGCTCAAACACAACGAGATTGCAAATGACTTCAAAAGCATATGCACTCGACCTCACCCACCTAATCCTACATGCTTGACCACGTACTACAACTAA
- the LOC115721387 gene encoding disease resistance protein RGA2-like — protein sequence MADLAYNLARNVLDKLGSFAYKDLAYTIAGNVLDKLGSLAYQEVSLAWGMKQDLDKLKLITLVLQDVLLDAETKQENNPQLKIWLSHLKDVFHEAVDVLDEFECELLRRQVVKQYGSSGRKVCRFFSWSNPLVYRFSVVHRVKEIRQQLDEIVKNMEKFHLIKTQLNMDQNPPMHDNREMMTHSFVNPSDVIGRDREKEEIVGMVLKEQAQESKNQIIDVISVIGMGGLGKTTLIKSVYNDDAIKEKFDLRIWVCVSLDFNVTRLVKDIIMSATDNKAEISNLTNLDQLQRSLSQTLKDKKFLLVLDDVWNEDLLKWHELAELLSVGSKKSKIIVTTRNSKVASIMGGIRPYELEGLPEKDSLSLFLKYAFRGEEDASKCPELKRIGEEIVEKCSGVPLALKTLGSLLRLKTEAHEWKNVRDSKIWELEQEEGHILPALRLSYNAMSPSLRQCFAYCSTFEEDSLMWNFELISIWMALGILPSPKNKKHLEDIGDSCFVELCNRSFFQLDPHEDYFVMWQEFRVHDLIHNLACSITQNESSIVNSNDDREISDTVRYLRVVINENNLKKLSKLKKLKSVHIEDTGDEKDEVVQLFLSTCISTFKHLRVFDLSRLSFEVLPNSVGTMKHLRYLNLGGNRNMKRLPDSICKLQSLQTLILSRCVELEEIPKDIGNLVSLRTLTFTTKQSFLAEGGIGCLKSLRLLVIGGCKNLRSLPHDLINCNTLCSLIIGGCDQLNLASEFINKDVQLSLHAFLIYGLPETTELPQWLQQAAKTLQKLHIGSCPKLSRLPEWLPKLTSLEKLVIRNCPELLSLPDGMEGLTSLTHLEIEDCDALQEACKPEVGSDWHKIAHVPNRIIGEAD from the exons ATGGCAGATCTAGCTTACAACTTAGCTAGAAATGTGTTGGACAAGTTGGGCTCCTTTGCTTACAAGG ATCTAGCTTACACCATAGCTGGAAATGTCTTGGACAAACTGGGTTCTCTTGCTTATCAAGAGGTTAGCTTGGCATGGGGAATGAAACAAGATCTTGACAAGCTTAAGCTAATCACATTAGTCCTCCAAGATGTGCTCCTGGATGCTGAAACTAAGCAAGAAAATAATCCACAGCTCAAAATCTGGCTCAGTCACCTTAAGGATGTGTTCCATGAAGCAGTGGATGTGCTCGATGAATTTGAGTGTGAGTTACTCAGGAGACAAGTTGTCAAACAATATGGGTCTTCTGGTAGAAAGGTATGCCGTTTCTTTTCATGGTCCAATCCTCTTGTTTATCGTTTTAGTGTTGTTCATCGAGTTAAAGAGATCAGACAACAATTAGATGAGATTGTTAAGAATATGGAAAAGTTTCATTTGATCAAAACTCAGCTGAATATGGATCAAAACCCTCCAATGCATGACAATAGGGAGATGATGACTCACTCTTTTGTTAACCCTTCAGATGTTATTGGTAGAGATCGTGAAAAAGAGGAGATCGTGGGTATGGTATTAAAGGAGCAAGCTCAAGAAAGTAAGAATCAAATAATCGATGTTATATCTGTAATTGGGATGGGAGGTTTAGGGAAGACCACACTAATCAAATCAGTATACAATGATGATGCAATTAAAGAAAAGTTTGATTTGAGGATTTGGGTTTGCGTGTCTCTAGATTTCAATGTTACTAGACTAGTGAAAGATATTATTATGAGTGCAACTGATAATAAGGCTGAGATTAGTAACTTGACTAATTTAGATCAGTTGCAAAGATCTTTGAGTCAGACTTTGAAGGATAAAAAGTTTCTACTTGTGTTGGATGATGTATGGAATGAGGATCTTTTAAAGTGGCATGAATTGGCGGAGTTGTTGTCTGTGGGTTCTAAGAAAAGCAAAATTATAGTGACAACACGAAATAGTAAAGTTGCTTCAATCATGGGTGGAATAAGACCTTATGAATTGGAGGGCCTACCTGAGAAGGATTCTTTGTCTTTGTTTTTGAAGTATGCATTTCGAGGTGAAGAAGACGCATCAAAATGTCCTGAACTCAAAAGAATTGGTGAAGAAATTGTGGAAAAGTGTAGCGGGGTTCCTTTGGCGTTGAAGACTTTGGGCAGTCTCCTTCGGTTGAAGACTGAAGCTCATGAGTGGAAAAATGTAAGAGACAGCAAAATTTGGGAGTTAGAACAAGAAGAAGGTCACATTTTACCTGCATTACGATTAAGTTACAATGCAATGTCTCCATCTTTGAGACAATGTTTTGCTTATTGCTCAACTTTCGAAGAGGATAGTTTGATGTGGAACTTTGAGTTGATTAGTATTTGGATGGCACTTGGAATTCTTCCTTCgcctaaaaataaaaagcacCTCGAAGATATCGGTGACTCATGCTTTGTAGAGTTGTGCAACAGATCTTTCTTTCAACTTGATCCTCATGAAGATTATTTTGTAATGTGGCAAGAGTTTAGAGTGCATGATTTAATTCACAACCTTGCATGCTCAATAACCCAAAATGAGAGCTCAATTGTAAATTCCAATGACGATAGAGAGATTTCTGATACGGTTAGATATTTAAGAGTTGTTATCAATGAGAATAACTTAAAAAAGTTGAGTAAGCTAAAGAAACTAAAGAGTGTTCATATTGAGGATACCGGAGATGAGAAGGATGAAGTTGTGCAGTTATTCCTTTCTACATGCATCTCAACATTTAAGCACTTACGAGTGTTTGATTTGTCAAGATTATCTTTTGAGGTGTTGCCTAATTCTGTTGGGACCATGAAGCATTTGAGATATCTTAACTTGGGCGGTAATAGAAATATGAAGAGACTACCTGATTCAATTTGCAAGTTgcaaagtttgcaaactttgaTTCTTAGTAGATGTGTGGAGCTTGAGGAAATACCCAAGGATATAGGGAATTTGGTAAGCCTAAGGACTCTTACGTTCACAACAAAACAGAGCTTTTTGGCAGAAGGTGGAATTGGATGCTTGAAGTCTCTTCGTTTATTGGTTATTGGTGGGTGTAAAAATTTGAGATCCTTGCCGCATGACTTGATAAATTGCAATACATTATGTTCTCTCATAATAGGTGGTTGTGATCAACTCAACTTAGCAAGTgaatttattaataaagatgTTCAGTTGAGCCTCCACGCATTTCTTATTTATGGATTACCAGAGACAACAGAATTGCCCCAATGGCTCCAACAAGCTGCTAAGACCCTACAAAAGTTACATATTGGAAGTTGTCCCAAATTATCGAGATTGCCGGAGTGGCTGCCAAAACTCACGTCACTTGAGAAGCTTGTGATTAGGAATTGCCCAGAATTGTTGTCCCTTCCTGATGGGATGGAAGGCCTCACTTCCCTCACACATTTGGAGATTGAAGATTGTGATGCATTACAGGAAGCATGCAAACCAGAAGTAGGCTCAGATTGGCATAAGATTGCTCATGTTCCCAATCGTATTATTGGTGAAGCTGATTAG